The nucleotide window ACGCCTTTCCTGAAAGCTTATCTAATGAATGAAGGGCAAGCTGGAAGCGGGGAAATGGATGAGTTGTAAATTCTTATTATTTAAATTTTATGGAAGATTCTATTGAGGAAATTAAAGTTAAACTAGAAAAATCGTTAAAAACTCTTTATACTCAAGAAAAATATTTGTTAGAAAATTCTGCAAATGAAAGAAGCTTGACTCACAAACTTGCAGAATATTTACAAATAGAGTTTCCAAATTATGATGTAGATTGTGAATACAATATTGATATTGACTCTCAAAATAAGAGAAAGAAATGGATTTCTGCAAAAGTCAAAGAAAAAATAGAAAAAATTCTACAACAGATTAAGGATAATATCAGTCCACAAAATTATGACATAACAAATGAAGTTAATAAACTGTCTGTAAATTTTTACCCTGACATTATTGTTCATAAAAGAGGTTGTAATAAATTTAATCTACTAATAATAGAAGCAAAAAAAGATTTTGATGATGATTTTGATGAACAAAAATTAATTGCCTTTACTAAATCAAATCTAGAATATCAAGGTGAAAATATTTACAACTATACTCTTGGTGCTAAAATAATATTTAATACTGGAAATAGATATACAACCACAGATTACGATACACCAATTTATTTTTTAGATGGTGCAAGAGAATAATAATAATAATAATAATAATAATAATAATAATTAAAAACATAAAAAAAGCCTCAGAAAATTCTGAGGCTTTGATTTTATATTTCTGTATTGAGGTCCCAATTTTCAAGATAATCGTTGACGTGTTTCAGGAACATTCCGCCCAGACTGCCGTCCACTACTCTATGGTCGTAAGAATGTGACATAAACATCTTCTGACGGATGGCAATTACATCTCCAAACTCAGTCTCAATAACTGCTGGCTTCTTCACAATCGCTCCAACTGCCAAAATTGCAACCTGAGGCTGAGGAATAATCGGTGTTCCCATCAGGTTTCCGAAAGTTCCAACGTTCGAAATCGTGTAAGTTGCGCCTTGCGTATCAGCTGGCGTCAGTTTTTTATTTCTTGCTCTGTAAGCCAAATCGTTAATTGCTTTTGCCAATCCGGACAAACTTAATTGGTCAGCATTTTTGATTACTGGAACAATCAGATTTCCGTCCGGAAGCGCTGTTGCCATTCCAATATTTATATTTTTCTTCTTAATAATCTTATCACCATCCACAGAAACGTTAATCATCGGAAAATCCTGAATCGCTTTCACGACCGCTCTAATGAAAATCGGCATAAAAGTCAGTTTCTCACCTTCTCTTTTCTGATAGGAATCTTTGTTCTTCGCTCTCCAGGTCACGACATTCGTCACGTCGGATTCTATGAAAGAAGTCACGTGTGGCGAAGTGTGCTTGCTATTCACCATCGCTTCTGCAATGATCTTGCGCACACGATCCATTTGGATGATCTCATCGCCTTCTCCAACTTGAATTGGAGCAATGGAAACCTTCGGAGCCTGTGCTGAAGTCTGAGTAGGTTGAGAGATAGCTTGCTGAGCAGGAGCTGATTTAGCCTCAGCATTAGTTCCTCTATTTTTAACAAAATCAAGAATATCTTCTTTTGTGATTCTACCTTCTAGTCCACTTCCTTTGATATTTTTAAGTTCAGATTCCGTAATATTTTCCTGCTGAACAATATTTTTAACTAATGGCGATAGATATAAGTCTGAATTTTGATTTGATGAATTTTCAAAAACATTCGTTAATGGCTGTTCCAAAGTATTGATCACTTCCGGATCTGGCTGAGGAATCTGATCTTTAACTTCTTCATAAGTTTTTGATTCAGGAACTTCGGGTGAAGAAGAATCCGCATCTGTTTCCAAAATCGCAATGGCCTCACCAATCTTCGCAACATCATCTTTCTGTTTCAGAATCTTGACGATCTTCCCCGAAACTGGTGTCGGAACGTCGGAATCTACTTTGTCTGTCGCAATTTCAACTACAGAGTCATCTTCTTTTACAAAGTCACCTTCATTGAACATCCAGCTGATAATTGTTGCTTCCATTACGCCTTCGCCCATGCTTGGGAGCAATAGTTTGTATTCTGCCATTGTTTCTTTTTTGAATTTCCCCAAAAATACATTTTTTTTTATTAATTATATAATTCTATTTTCTATAATTTATGCCTTTGATTTTTTCATAAATTTGATCTTCAAAATTTACAAGCTTAACAATGAATATTTATTTAAGTGCTGTCATCCATATCAAAGAAAACTCGATGATGGATGCTATCGAATTACTAAAAAAATTAGTAATAGAAACCCGCAAAGAAAAAGGCTGCGTTCAATATGATCTTTTCGAAGATCACAGGAACAAAGGTGTTTTTTTCATCCATGAAAATTGGGAAAGCGGCGAAGATCTACATAATCATCAGGTTTCCGACCATATGATGAAATTTCGGGATGGTATTGCAAAATTATTGGAACAGCCAAATATCGTGTATGTCGGAAACAAACTTTTCTAATTGCGTTATTAATAAATTTTTAGTTAAAGTTTTACCAAAAGATCAAATATTTGAAAATTGTTTATATTTAAATCACTAAAAAGGAAAATTTTCAATATTTTTGTTAATCATTTTTTTTTAAATAAATTTAATTGTAATATGAAAATAAATCAACTATCTAAATGCGCTGGTATTGGCGTATTCTTTTTGTTTGCCAATCTCAATGCGCAGTCAACTGAAAAAATCATTAAAAATTTTATAAAAAGCGATGTCAGTTTTCGTAATAATGAGAATGTAGAATTTAAAATCATAAATGAGGATAATTCTACAAGTTTGAAATCGAACGTCGTAAATGTCCAGCAATATTATGGTAATACACCAATTTATAAATCACTGGCAAAAGCCATTATAAGAGAAGGAAATGTTATTTCTTTTAATAATAATTTCCAGAAAATAAATAACACTGTAATTGCTGACAAGATAGACAAATCGGA belongs to Chryseobacterium sp. KACC 21268 and includes:
- a CDS encoding dihydrolipoamide acetyltransferase family protein yields the protein MAEYKLLLPSMGEGVMEATIISWMFNEGDFVKEDDSVVEIATDKVDSDVPTPVSGKIVKILKQKDDVAKIGEAIAILETDADSSSPEVPESKTYEEVKDQIPQPDPEVINTLEQPLTNVFENSSNQNSDLYLSPLVKNIVQQENITESELKNIKGSGLEGRITKEDILDFVKNRGTNAEAKSAPAQQAISQPTQTSAQAPKVSIAPIQVGEGDEIIQMDRVRKIIAEAMVNSKHTSPHVTSFIESDVTNVVTWRAKNKDSYQKREGEKLTFMPIFIRAVVKAIQDFPMINVSVDGDKIIKKKNINIGMATALPDGNLIVPVIKNADQLSLSGLAKAINDLAYRARNKKLTPADTQGATYTISNVGTFGNLMGTPIIPQPQVAILAVGAIVKKPAVIETEFGDVIAIRQKMFMSHSYDHRVVDGSLGGMFLKHVNDYLENWDLNTEI
- a CDS encoding putative quinol monooxygenase — encoded protein: MNIYLSAVIHIKENSMMDAIELLKKLVIETRKEKGCVQYDLFEDHRNKGVFFIHENWESGEDLHNHQVSDHMMKFRDGIAKLLEQPNIVYVGNKLF